The genomic stretch GGGTTGTCGACAACAGCCGCACCAGATCGATCAGGACGACGAATCCCTCGTCGCGGCGGACGACGCCCGAGATATAGTCCGAGCGCCATTTGACGCCGATGTCGGGCGAGGACTCGATCTGGTCGGCGGTGAAGGCCGTGACCTCGAACACCCGGTCGGCGACCAGACCCAGGCTCAGCACCCGATCCTCCAGCGGGAGGTCCAGCACCAGGATACGGGTGTTCAGCGTCGGCTCGACCGGCGCCATGCCCAGGCGGATCCGCAGATCCGCCGTCGGCACCCCCCGACCCCGCACGTCCGTCAGGCCCAGCAGATAGTCCGGACCGTTGGGGATGCGGGAGGGGGCCTGATAGGTCAGGATTTCCCGCACCAGGCCGACCGGGGCGGCGAAGACCTCGTCACCCAGGCCGAACGCGACATACTGGCCCTCGGCCGCGCCTTGCCCCTCGGCCGCGCCGGACATCAGGCGCTCTCCCGGAAGTCCATGTCCTCGGCGTCCGCGCCGCCGGTGGTCATGTCCAGAGCAAAGCCCTGAGCCCGCGCCTGCTGGGCATGAACGTGCGGCCTCGCAATCGCGGGCGACGCCGGACGCGCAGCCTTGAAAGTCGCAGGACGGGCGCGCGCCCGCACCGGGTCGCGCGCGGGCGTTCCAGCCGCATCCGTGCGGAAGAAGGCGATCGAGGTCTGCAGCTCCTCGGCCTGAGCCGCCAGTTCCTCGGAGGTGGCCGACATTTCCTCGGCCGCCCCGGCGTTCTGTTGGATCACCTTGTCCAGTTGCTGGATGGCGTCATTGATCTGGGCGGCGCCGACGTCCTGTTCGCGGCAGGCGGCGCTGATCTCGGACACCAGTTCGGCGGTCTTGCGGATGTCCGGCACCAGGCGTTGCAGCATCTCGCCGGCGTCCTGGGCCGCCTTGACGGTGTCGCCCGACACGGCGCCGATTTCGGCGGCGGCCGTCTGGCTGCGTTCGGCCAGTTTGCGCACTTCCGAGGCGACGACGGCGAAGCCCTTGCCGTGCTCCCCGGCGCGGGCGGCCTCGACCGCAGCGTTCAGGGCCAGAAGATCGGTCTGGCGGGCGATCTCCTGCACGATGCCGATCTTGGCCACGATGGTGCGCATGGCGTCCACCGCACGGTGAACCGCCTCGCCGCTGGTTTCTGCGTCCTTGGACGACTGGCGCGAGATCTTCTCGGTCTGGGCGGCGTTGTCGGCGTTCTGTTTGATATTGGCGGCCATTTCTTCCATCGAGGCCGAAGCCTGTTCGGCGGCGGCGGCCTGTTCGGTCGCGCCCTGGCTCATCTGTTCCGAGGAAGACGACAGTTCCTGGCTGCCCGCCGAGACATTGTCGGCCGCCGACAGGGCGTCGCCGATGACCCCGCGCAGGCGTTCTATCATCCGGTTCAGGTCGGTCAGCATGTCGCCGATCTCGTCTCGACTGGTCACGGCGACGTTCTTGGTCAGATCGCCCTCGGCGACGAGGCGAACCGCTTCGCAGGCGCGGGCCAGGCCCTTGCTGACCACTAAAATAATCCCGACACAGCCGGCGATCGCACCCAGCAAGGCGATGACGGCGGCGATGATCAGGCTATTGCGGGCCTCCTCGAAGACCGCCGTCGCCTCCTCGTCCGCCTCACCCATCAGCGCCTTGTCGGTTTTGACGATGCGCTCCGCCGCTTCCTCGATCGCTCCGAGGCTGGCGCGCGCCTCGTTCATCATCAGACCTGTGGCGCCGGCCTTGTCGCCCGCAACGGCGCGCCGGTCGATTTCCTCGCCGATCGGCTTGTAGACGGCCCACGCCTGCGCCAGGGCGACCCATTCGGCCCCGGCCTGTTCAGACGTGGCCGCCTGACCCTGGGCCAGCAGTTGATCCAGATTGGCGCGCGCCTGATTGTTTTCGCTCGACATTTCTCGCACGACGTTCGGATCCTCGCTCAACAGCATGCCGCGTTGGCGTCGCACATAGCCGCTGAACTCGGTCTCTATACTCTGGGTGCGGCTCAACTGAGCGGCCGGGCCGGCCAGCACATGATGGATCCCCGCATTCAAAGACGACAAGTGGGTTAGGGATACGCCGACGAGCACGCTGATCGCCACGATCAACAGCCCGAAGGTCATGATCAGCTTGGCCTTGATGGTGAAACGCATGGCTATCTCCCCGAGCAAACGCTCAATGACGAACGACGAGAGCGACCGACGCGGACGTCCGGACGCAGATGAATAATGTGCAGATCACGGTCGAGACGCGGCTTGGCGACGGCAGCGGCCGTGCGCCTTTTCTTTGGCCGTTCCTACAATCGTAACCCCCCATTTACAGGACGGATCGCACCACAACTAAAACGCATCATTACGAAAGACGGTTAAGCCGACATCAAGCAAAAGATACGGAAGTGTACCTAGAAAAAAGCCCTCAAATTCTAGTAAGGTTACCGGAAATTAGGGCCAAATCGCCCCACAACAAAAACCCAACCCTAGGTCGCAACTACGGACTGAACGGAGGCGGTGTTCTCACCAAGCTTGGCGGCGCGCCTCAAGGACATCTCGGGCGCAATGGCCACGCCTCAGCAGGCGATTTCACGTTTCGGGCTCTTCTTTACCCATGAACCGCTCGCCCCGCCTGGCTTAGCGCCCAGCATCCTTCGTCAGCTTCATGAAGCGCCGACATCCGCTGCGACACACTCATCGAGAAGTGCGCGACACGGGACATCCAGCCCGACCGGCCCGACCGGCAATGCGCCTCGGTGATTGCTTAGATAGATTGGGTTTTCTGCGTCTTGGGTCCCACGCGGGTCCCTGGGCCCCACGCTAAGCGAAGCAATGACAGCAAGTGTTTGAAAAGATGGCGCACCCGGAGCGATTCGAACGCCCGCCCCCCAGATTCGCAGCCTGGCGATTAGGCGCGACAATTCAACTACTTACGAAGGATCGCCTGTAACAGCGTGCAGCATGCCGCCTCTGCAGATCAGCAAAGTTACAGATCGCCGAGATGCCTCTTTGGCCTTGTTAGCCGCCCCTCCTGGTGGAGATCGGCGATGCGAGGGACGGACGAACGCAGCGGCTGACAGCTTCAGAGCACGGCAGCCTCGCGACGGCGACTCGCAGGGGGCGGGCCACGCAACTACGTCAGTCCCAGCCGCCATACTCCGCGTTTTCGTCTGCCGTTCGGGGCCATCTATCAAGGTTGCCCTCCATGGAGGCGCGAGGCGCCCGTACGACTAGCCCGGCAGCCGATCCCGTTCGGCCGCATGCCAACGCCAGGCGGTGCGGACAATGTCGTCCAGGGTCCGGGTCGGGGCCCAGCCGAGCACCTCGCGCGCCCGGCTGTTGTTCGCCACCAGGCAGGGGGCGTCGCCGGGACGGCGCGGCGTGGTCTCGACCGGGAAGGGCTGGTTCGTGGTGCGGCGGATGGTGTCGATCAGTTCCTTGACCGTCGTGCCCGTACCGGTGCCCAGGTTGAAGACCGTCGTTTCGCCGCCGTCCAAAAGGTACTTAAGCGCCCGCACATGGGCGTCGGCCAGGTCCATGACGTGGATGTAGTCGCGCACCGCCGTGCCGTCGCGAGTGTCGTAGTCGTCGCCGAACAGCTTAAAGCCCTGACGCTGGCCCAGGGCTGTCTGCAGCGCCAGGGGGATGGCGTGGGTTTCCGGGTGGTGGCGCTCGCCGATCCGGCCCTCTTCGTCGGCCCCCGCGGCGTTGAAATAGCGCAGGCAGACCGAGCGGAAGCCGGCGTAGGTAGAATAGTCGGCCAGGGCCTGTTCGACCATCAGCTTGGTCCGGCCATAGGGGTTCAGCGGTGCCTGGGGATGGGTCTCGTCCATCGGCAGCCGCACCGGGTCGCCATAGGTGGCGCAGGTCGAGGAAAAGACCATGACCTCGATCCCGCCGCGCCGCGCCGCCTCGATCAGGGTGATCGCCCCGGCGACATTGTTCTCATAGAAGCGGCCAGGCTCCTTGACCGATTCCCCGACCTCGATCAAGGCGGCGAAATGCAGGACGGCCACGGGCTTATGCTTGGCGATCACTTCGTCCAGGCGGGCGCTGTCGCGGATGTCGCCGGTCTCCAGCTCGCCCCACTGGACGAAGGCGGCGTGGCCGTTCGACAAATTGTCATAGACAACCGGCCGGAACCCTGCCTGCGACAGGGCCAGACAGACATGCGAGCCGACGTAGCCCGCCCCGCCGGCGACCAGAACCGTGTCGTTCATCGTATCCCCCACATGTCGAGTTCACAGGCACTTACTGCTCATCGGCACCCGCCTGCGATGAGCGCCGTCTAAACTACCTGAACCTCAGCGCCGGCTGGCGTTCAAAACCAAGCCTTTCAGAAGTCGCCTGCAACTGCGTCCAGGCCGCCATGATGTGGTAGAAGGAGCTGGCGGGCGCGGGCTCGTCGATGAACTGGCCGTTCTCCAGCAGCTTGTCTCGCCACAGACCGTCGTCGGTCAGATAACGCCACAAGGCCCGTTGCGCCATAGCGGCCTGTTCGAGCAATCCCGTCCGGTCGCCGTCATCGGAAAGTTCCGCGAGGATCAGCGAAGCCTTTAGCCACTCCGTCTGCGGCCACAGGCGGGCGCGGCGGCTGAGGACGGCGCCGTCCTGGTCCATAGCGTCGACGGCGACCTGACGACGCGGGCCGACGCCACGCAGTCCGAAGGCGTAGAGTTTGCGCGCCGCGTCGATGGCGGACGCATCGCCACGCGCGCGGCCGTAGCGAGCCAGTAGCCAGGCCCATTCGAACTGATGGCCAGGCTCGACCAGCCGGCCGTCATCGCCCGCCGCCGGCGACCAGTCTTCGGCGAAGAATTCGCGTAGGAAGCCGCCCTCGGCGTCGATAAAGTGCTGACGAGCCAAGGTTACGATCCTGTCGCTGAGCGCGCTCCAGCCCGCATCTTTACTGACAATCTCCCAAGCCAAGGCGGCTTCAAGCAGATGCATGTGGCAGTTGGACTGGAACGGATAGGCACCGTTCTCGATCAGCCCGCCCGTCGGCGGCGCGTCAGCGAGAAGACGGTCTCGTACCGCCTTGGCCCTCCCCTCATGCTCCCCTTCCATCCCCGCCTGCACGGCCGAAGCGAGCGCGAAGAGATGGAACGCCTGATCATACAGCATGGGCGTCTCGTCGAGCGGCGATCCGTCGGCGGCCAGAACGGTCCGCATCAGTCCGTCGGGTCGGAGATAGGCCGCTTCGATTCGCGCCAGACCGCTTTGCACGACCTCACGCCAAGGCCCATGCCAGCCCATCCGTCCGGCGTCGGCAAACACCTGAACCTGTCGCGCCTGAACACGGGCGCGCCGTTGGCTTTCGACCTGCCGCCCGTCGAGGCCGAGCAGTTCCGCAAAGGCGCCATCCGCCGATTGGCCCAGCGCGCTCCAGATCGGCAAGGCGCGCATGTTCAGCCAGCGGGTGAACCGGGCCCCGCCGTCCAGCAAGGATTCCGGCGC from Brevundimonas sp. SL130 encodes the following:
- a CDS encoding chemotaxis protein CheW, which encodes MSGAAEGQGAAEGQYVAFGLGDEVFAAPVGLVREILTYQAPSRIPNGPDYLLGLTDVRGRGVPTADLRIRLGMAPVEPTLNTRILVLDLPLEDRVLSLGLVADRVFEVTAFTADQIESSPDIGVKWRSDYISGVVRRDEGFVVLIDLVRLLSTTQIAALDSVSCDEPCAA
- a CDS encoding methyl-accepting chemotaxis protein — encoded protein: MRFTIKAKLIMTFGLLIVAISVLVGVSLTHLSSLNAGIHHVLAGPAAQLSRTQSIETEFSGYVRRQRGMLLSEDPNVVREMSSENNQARANLDQLLAQGQAATSEQAGAEWVALAQAWAVYKPIGEEIDRRAVAGDKAGATGLMMNEARASLGAIEEAAERIVKTDKALMGEADEEATAVFEEARNSLIIAAVIALLGAIAGCVGIILVVSKGLARACEAVRLVAEGDLTKNVAVTSRDEIGDMLTDLNRMIERLRGVIGDALSAADNVSAGSQELSSSSEQMSQGATEQAAAAEQASASMEEMAANIKQNADNAAQTEKISRQSSKDAETSGEAVHRAVDAMRTIVAKIGIVQEIARQTDLLALNAAVEAARAGEHGKGFAVVASEVRKLAERSQTAAAEIGAVSGDTVKAAQDAGEMLQRLVPDIRKTAELVSEISAACREQDVGAAQINDAIQQLDKVIQQNAGAAEEMSATSEELAAQAEELQTSIAFFRTDAAGTPARDPVRARARPATFKAARPASPAIARPHVHAQQARAQGFALDMTTGGADAEDMDFRESA
- the galE gene encoding UDP-glucose 4-epimerase GalE, with protein sequence MNDTVLVAGGAGYVGSHVCLALSQAGFRPVVYDNLSNGHAAFVQWGELETGDIRDSARLDEVIAKHKPVAVLHFAALIEVGESVKEPGRFYENNVAGAITLIEAARRGGIEVMVFSSTCATYGDPVRLPMDETHPQAPLNPYGRTKLMVEQALADYSTYAGFRSVCLRYFNAAGADEEGRIGERHHPETHAIPLALQTALGQRQGFKLFGDDYDTRDGTAVRDYIHVMDLADAHVRALKYLLDGGETTVFNLGTGTGTTVKELIDTIRRTTNQPFPVETTPRRPGDAPCLVANNSRAREVLGWAPTRTLDDIVRTAWRWHAAERDRLPG
- a CDS encoding AGE family epimerase/isomerase, producing MNLYPVIMCGGAGTRLWPASRPSRPKQFIPLSGNRSLFQETVLRVAPLADTGGRLIVVGGVAHREAILAQLAELGVTAQILLEPEARDSAAAMAVAAAWTVRRDPNGVNIFVASDHHIPDYQAFRTAAERAAEAAQAGLIVTLGVTPTEPSSAYGYIAAEGEGLSAVKAFVEKPDRDTAERYIADGYLWNSGNFIVSAATLLGELQSAAPAVEAAAREALPDEGDGDLAVLGAAFRSAPKISIDYAVMEKTKRASVLAVDFEWSDLGAWDAVAATGEGDLGSFVFEDAEGCMARAPEGMVVAAIGVRNLAIIAERDAVLVCDLSRSQDVKKVVERLKLSSPQHLDFARLAPESLLDGGARFTRWLNMRALPIWSALGQSADGAFAELLGLDGRQVESQRRARVQARQVQVFADAGRMGWHGPWREVVQSGLARIEAAYLRPDGLMRTVLAADGSPLDETPMLYDQAFHLFALASAVQAGMEGEHEGRAKAVRDRLLADAPPTGGLIENGAYPFQSNCHMHLLEAALAWEIVSKDAGWSALSDRIVTLARQHFIDAEGGFLREFFAEDWSPAAGDDGRLVEPGHQFEWAWLLARYGRARGDASAIDAARKLYAFGLRGVGPRRQVAVDAMDQDGAVLSRRARLWPQTEWLKASLILAELSDDGDRTGLLEQAAMAQRALWRYLTDDGLWRDKLLENGQFIDEPAPASSFYHIMAAWTQLQATSERLGFERQPALRFR